GCTTGGCGACATCGCTGCTGTCGCGCTCTTCATCGTCCTCGTCGGAACGGCTTTTGATCTTGCTGATGCGCGCGACCTTGTGCTCAAAGACTTTGTTGCTGGCGTCCTTGGTGGCGAGGCGGAAACGCACCCAGTCTTCGCCATCGCGGGTGAAGGTCTCGATGTCCTTGGCCGACAGCGAGGCGGTCAGCGCGCCAGTGTCCATCTTGGCCTTGAGCACTTCGCCACCGATTTCCGGCAGCGCGATGTATTCGTAGCGACCGTACAGCGTCGGCTCGGCGGCCATGACCGGCAGCGCGACGAGGGCAAACAGAGCAAGGAGGGATTTCACGTAAGGGGCTTCCTTGGGAGGTTGGGCAACGGCAGTTTAGACCGTCGCGCGGTTGATCGTTCCCACGCTCTGCGTGGGAATGCATCCAGTGACGCTCTGCGTCACAGGGGACGCGGAGCGTCCCGGACGGCGTTACCACGCAGAGCGTGGGAACGATCAGGTTAACGGGACTGAAGTGAAACATTCGTCAGCGCCGATTTGGCCTGTCGCGCGAAGCTGCTTATCATGGCCCGCCCCTGCCACTTCATAGAGTTGCTTATGCGCCGCCTGCTCACCGGCTGTTTCGTCACCCTGCTGTTGTTGCTCAATACCCTGATCCTGATCGGGCCGTTGATGGTGTTTGCCCTGCTCAAACTGGTCGCACCCGGGCGCTGGCGTGATTACGCATCGTGGGCGGTGATGTGGATCGCCGAGACCTGGGCCGAGATCGACAAGCTGATCTTCCGGCTGTGCATTCCGACGCAGTGGGACATTCGCGGCGGCGACGATCTGCGCCGCGACACGTCGTATCTGGTGGTCAGCAACCATCAATCGTGGGTGGATATTCCGGCACTGATCCAGACCCTCAACCGACGCACGCCGTTCTTCAAGTTCTTCCTCAAGAAAGAGCTGATCTGGGTGCCGTTTCTCGGTCTGGCGTGGTGGGCGCTGGATTACCCGTTCATGAAGCGCTACACCAAAGCCTTTCTGGCGAAGAATCCGGAACTGGCGGGCAAGGATCTGGAAATCACCAAAGCGGCGTGCGAGCTGTTCAAGCGCCAACCGGTGACGGTGGTGAATTATCTGGAAGGCACCCGCTACACCTTCGCGAAAAGCACACAGCAGGATTCACCGTTCAGCCATCTGCTCAAACCCAAGGCCGGCGGTGTGGCGTTCGTGCTGGCGGCGATGGGCGAACAGCTCGACGCGATGCTCGATGTGACGGTGGTCTATCCGCAGGAAAAGATTCCGGGCTTCTGGGACCTGATCAGCGGCAACGTGCCGCGGGTGATCATCAACATCAAGACCCGCGAGCTCGACCCGGCGCTGTGGCAGGGCGATTACGAGAAGGATCCGGCGTTCCGCCAGCGCGTCCAGAACTGGGTCAACCAGCTCTGGACCGAGAAGGATCAGCGCATCGTCGCGTTGCGCAACGAGCGCCGCTGAATCAACTGCCGGTGCCAGTGCCCCAGATGCTGCCCAGGCTGCTCAACAGCGAACCGCCGACGCCTTGCTGACCGAGGTATTGCAGCAACACCGGGGCAAACTGGCCGATCATGCCGCTGTCCATGCCCAGCGCGCTGAACGCATTGTTCAGGTCGTTGCTGTCCTTGACGTTGCCCAACGCATTCTCAAGGCCAGCTGACTTGCCGGAGGAACCTAGCAACGCCCCCAGCGCCGCGAGATTGCCGCTGCCACCGGACAACTTGTCGATGCCCGGCACTTCCTTGGCCAGTTGCGAGTAATCGGTGCTGCTCAGCTGATTCTTCGCCAGCCCGAGCATCGCGCTGGTGCCGCCCACGGCCTGCTCCGGCGTGACATCCAGCGCACTCAGCGCACTGAGCAAACCAGCGGTCTCCGAAGTCGGCGCCGCAGCGGCCGCCTTGTCGCCGCCCTGCATCCCCGAAACCGCACCAGCGACGTCATTCAGACTGAAACCGGCAAACACCGGCCCGGCGGCCAGGGTCAGGAGCGATGCCAAGGCAAAACCGCGTGAAATCTTCATTCAGACATCCTCTTGGGAAAAGCTGCCACCGGACAACGGCGACGAAACTGCGGGTTTGACCGGGGATCGGGCGGCATGTTCCAACCATTCCAATTCGATATTTTCACTATTCCAAATCGATCCTAAAAACTGTCAAACCTGACAGTTACCACCTCAATTCAAGTCAATTACATTGGCTTCGAGACAAGTTTGCCGCGGATCAATTTCGAGGGAGGTACTGCGATGGAAAAGCGAATGTCAGACCGCGACGACTCGATCATCCCGCCGGTGAACGGACCGCTGAAGGACGCCGCAAAGGATGTGATTGCCCAACCCTCATCAATCATCTTTTGCGTTGATCCTGACGACCCAATCATTGGAAAAATCAGGGCTGGAAGAAGGGTCAGTTATGAAGTGATAAAAAGCGATACAGGGCAGCAATACGCAATCAACGTTCGACTGGTTCGCGGCAAAAAAACAGGTAAATCCTTGTCGTGATCCCTTGG
This genomic interval from Pseudomonas koreensis contains the following:
- a CDS encoding DUF2780 domain-containing protein gives rise to the protein MKISRGFALASLLTLAAGPVFAGFSLNDVAGAVSGMQGGDKAAAAAPTSETAGLLSALSALDVTPEQAVGGTSAMLGLAKNQLSSTDYSQLAKEVPGIDKLSGGSGNLAALGALLGSSGKSAGLENALGNVKDSNDLNNAFSALGMDSGMIGQFAPVLLQYLGQQGVGGSLLSSLGSIWGTGTGS
- a CDS encoding ATP-dependent zinc protease family protein; translated protein: MKSLLALFALVALPVMAAEPTLYGRYEYIALPEIGGEVLKAKMDTGALTASLSAKDIETFTRDGEDWVRFRLATKDASNKVFEHKVARISKIKSRSDEDDEERDSSDVAKRPVVDLELCLGNVKRTVEVNLTDRSHFNYPLLIGAKALREFGAAVNPARRYTADKPDC
- a CDS encoding acyltransferase, which codes for MRRLLTGCFVTLLLLLNTLILIGPLMVFALLKLVAPGRWRDYASWAVMWIAETWAEIDKLIFRLCIPTQWDIRGGDDLRRDTSYLVVSNHQSWVDIPALIQTLNRRTPFFKFFLKKELIWVPFLGLAWWALDYPFMKRYTKAFLAKNPELAGKDLEITKAACELFKRQPVTVVNYLEGTRYTFAKSTQQDSPFSHLLKPKAGGVAFVLAAMGEQLDAMLDVTVVYPQEKIPGFWDLISGNVPRVIINIKTRELDPALWQGDYEKDPAFRQRVQNWVNQLWTEKDQRIVALRNERR